The Monomorium pharaonis isolate MP-MQ-018 chromosome 5, ASM1337386v2, whole genome shotgun sequence genome includes a window with the following:
- the LOC105831317 gene encoding uncharacterized protein LOC105831317 isoform X1 produces MYIKYFLLLKFFSLTTALSIYDDNTNKRVISSYVSNINSTTLYKRATDRSSDGSRVDFQIRNHQGPGTYIFGFDTGHGKNRQYKMEERRRDGSVKGRYGFYDAKGKLKVVSYIAGPTGDYEERHHETITYKPDI; encoded by the exons ATGTACATCAAGTACTTC cttcttctaaaatttttttcactcaCGACCGCATTGTCAATATATGACGATAATACAAACAAAAGAGTCATATCGTCATATGTAAGCAATATTAATTCTACTACGTTATATAAAAGAGCGACAGACCGATCATCAGATGGAAGTCGAGTAGATTTTCAAATAAGAAATCATCAGGGACCAGGAACATACATATTCGGTTTCGATACTGGACACGG AAAAAATCGACAGTACAAAATGGAAGAACGTCGTCGGGACGGAAGCGTCAAGGGTCGATATGGCTTTTATGATGCAAAAGGAAAACTCAAAGTTGTCAGCTACATCGCGGGCCCTACTGGGGATTATGAAGAACGCCATCATGAAACCATCACTTACAAACCTGATATTTAG
- the LOC105831317 gene encoding uncharacterized protein LOC105831317 isoform X2, which produces MKKERANHGESERFVKVTYSSDHFSNNCAPKKIQCTSSTSKNRQYKMEERRRDGSVKGRYGFYDAKGKLKVVSYIAGPTGDYEERHHETITYKPDI; this is translated from the exons atgaaaaaggaaagagCCAATCATGGAGAAAGTGAAAGGTTCGTGAAGGTAACATATTCGAGCGATCATTTCTCTAACAATTGTGCACCGAAGAAGATACAATGTACATCAAGTACTTC AAAAAATCGACAGTACAAAATGGAAGAACGTCGTCGGGACGGAAGCGTCAAGGGTCGATATGGCTTTTATGATGCAAAAGGAAAACTCAAAGTTGTCAGCTACATCGCGGGCCCTACTGGGGATTATGAAGAACGCCATCATGAAACCATCACTTACAAACCTGATATTTAG